TTCCCGGAACCGGAAAGACCTGTAAACCAGATCAGAACAGCTTTTTGTCGAAGCTGCTTTTCTCGATCTTTTTGAGTTATCTGGCCCTGATGCCAAACAGTATTTGATGATTTCATTTTATTTCTTCTAATCTGTATTTATTCCATATTCTTTCATGTAAATAATATCCAGAAGATTTTGCTATTATTTCGATTCCTGCTCCCGATCCTGCTATAACTGGTTCTTTCAAAATTATAAACAGAATAATAAAGGTATCCAGTGAAGCTAAGATTCGCCAAGTTATCGTTTTCAGGAAAGAACGAATCTGAGTTCCTTTTCTGGGACGATTGGAAAAACTCCAACCTTTTTCATGCAGATAATAAAGCAGCATCTTGGTGAAGAATTCAATTCCTACAACCGATAATCCAATTAATAATCTGCTGGTTAAAATGAACACGATAGCAATGGTAAGAAATGATGCTGCAATTCGCCACGTTATAGTTTTTGCCAGAGCACGATGTTTGAGTAAAAATTTATTTATCACAATTTTTTAAAAACTTTATATTTCCTTTTCGATATTTGATGTCTAGATACAGCTTCGCCCTGTCACTTACCATTAAGAAAATTATAACACTCTTAAAATAAGCTTAAGAATCACATCTATACTTTCTGCCCGTTCATGATTTTGTCTTTGAAGTTATGCAGGGTT
This is a stretch of genomic DNA from Candidatus Cloacimonadota bacterium. It encodes these proteins:
- a CDS encoding DUF2061 domain-containing protein, with the translated sequence MINKFLLKHRALAKTITWRIAASFLTIAIVFILTSRLLIGLSVVGIEFFTKMLLYYLHEKGWSFSNRPRKGTQIRSFLKTITWRILASLDTFIILFIILKEPVIAGSGAGIEIIAKSSGYYLHERIWNKYRLEEIK